One Oscillospiraceae bacterium genomic window, GTGTTCCTCGAAAATTACGGCATCCCCATCGCCGAGCTGGTTTTCCCCGCCTCAGACGTCAGCGAGCAGATCTCGACCGCCTCGAAGGAGGCCTCCGGTACGGGGAACATGAAGTTTATGATGAACGGCGCGGTGACGATCGGCACGGACGACGGCGCAAACATCGAGATCCGTGAACTGGTGGGGGATGATAATTTCTTCCTCTTTGGCCTCAAAGTCCGCGACGTGTTGGACTACTACGCAAACGGCGGTTACAACGCCGCCGCGCTGGCAGAGAGCGACACGCGGCTGAGCCGCATTCTGGCGCAGCTCCAGGGCGGGCTTTCCCCGCGGGTGCCACACGACGAATTCAACAACATCACGCGTTCGCTCCTGCAGTACAACGATGAGTTCTTTGTGCTGCGTGACTTCGACAGTTACGCGGACACGCAGGCGCGGCTGGGCGCGCGTTACTGCGACCAGGAGATCTGGCAGCGCATGGCGCTTACGAACATCGCTTTCTCGGGGCATTTCTCCTCGGATCACACAATCGGCCTCTATGCCTCGGAGATCTGGAACGTTCAACCCTGTAAGATCGTCGGCAGCAAAGCGTAGCCACACAAGATACATGAATCATACATACTCCGGCCGGCTTTGGCTCATACTACCGATGAAAATCGGGCGCGTGGGCGCCGAAAAGGAGTGAGGCCAATGGCCAATCTGACGACCAAGGAGTGCTCGGCCCTCAAGGATCTGCTCGGCACGGAGCAGATCCTCGTCAAAAAGTACCGGACGATGGCCGGACAGTGCACCGACGCGGCGCTGAAGAACCAATTCACGGGTATCGCCGCCCGGCACCAGCGGCACTTCGACACACTGACCAATCATCTTCGGTAGGAGGGCGTCACCATGAACACGACAACCCAAGCGACAAGCGGCTTGCTGGGAGACAAGGAGATCCTGAACGACTTTCTCTCCGGCGAAAAATTTCTTTCCGGCAACTACAACACCTTTGCCGGCGAATGCGCTGACGTAAATTTGCGCGACGACTTTTTGGAGCTTCTCAAAGACGGACATGCGATCCAGTCCGAACTCTTTCAATCCATGAACGCCCGCGGCTGGTACCCCGTCCAACCCGCCCCCGCCGCCGACGTCGACCAACTGCGGCAGACCTTCGTGAACTGAACACCGCCTTGGGGCGACCGCACAAGCTGGTAAATATTGGATACAAAACAGCGGTCCCACGCAGGTGGGGCCGCTGTTTTGTATCCAACTACTTGTATAGACGTTAAGCAAAATAGCACAAAAGTGTGGAAATAGCAGGTGGTT contains:
- a CDS encoding spore coat protein, whose protein sequence is MNTTTQATSGLLGDKEILNDFLSGEKFLSGNYNTFAGECADVNLRDDFLELLKDGHAIQSELFQSMNARGWYPVQPAPAADVDQLRQTFVN